The Niabella beijingensis genomic interval AATGAACAGGATAAAGTATTCAGCATGTAACAATATGACCGCAGATAAGACCATACCCGTATTGCGTATCTTCGACTATGATAAAGCCATCGAGTTTTATGTCGGCTGGCTGGGCTTTAAAATTAATTTTGAACATACTTTTCACGAAGGAGCACCCCGATATATTGAAGTAGAGCGAGACGGCATCTTGCTGCACCTAAGTGAGCATCATGGCGACGGCACCCCCGGCACCCATGTATTTGTATGGTGCACCGGTTTAAAGGCATTTCACAGCGAACTCATCAACAAACCATACAAATACAACCGACCCGGCCTGGAAGAAACCTTTTATGACGCCTGGTGTGTTACGGTCAACGATCCTTTTAACAACAGGATATCTTTTAACGAAAAAATGTCCGGAGATAAAAATTAAATCATGTACCTACTTAATATCATTGACAGCATCCGGCGAAAAGCGATCGCCCTTATAAAAGAAACGCCGCTTGAACAACTCAACCAGATACCTGCCGGCTTCAATAACAATATGATCTGGAATTTTGGCCACCTGGTGGTCAGCGGTTACAGCCTGGTATTTAAAGCCACTGAAGTAGATCCCAATTTCATTATTCCGCTGCAGGACACTTACAAAAAAGGCAGCAGGCCCTCCGTTCCTGCTACGCAACAGGAGGTTGATGAGCTGATCGCCTTGTCAGACACCTTCACTTTAGCCGTAAAAGAAGCCCTTGATGCCAACCGCTTCCAGGATATTACAGCGTATACTACTGCCACCTTTGGCCTGACGGTTACCACTATCGAAGAAATGCTGATTACCGTAGCGGCGCATGATACCCTGCACTGGCAGGCGATGCGGGACTATAAACGAATTTTCAATTCGTAAATACTAAACAACAAATCCGAGATCTGAAATCTCAAATCTCAAAATCGTAAATACTAAATATCAAATAACAATGGCAAATTACTTTAACACACTACCCCTGAGGGAACAGCTGAACCAACTGGGTGTTTGTGAATTTATGAGCAACGACGAGTTCCTGGACGGCGTGGATGCATTAAAAGGAAAAAAGATTGTGATCGTCGGTTGCGGTGCTCAAGGCTTGAACCAGGGCTTAAACCTAAGAGATAGTGGTCTGGATGTTTCTTACGCGTTGCGGAAAGAAGCCATAGAAGAAAAAAGAGCCAGCTGGAAAAACGCAACCGATAACAATTTTAATGTGGGCACTTACGAAGAACTGATCCCCGGTGCAGACCTGGTGATCAACCTGACGCCCGACAAACAACATACCAGTGTTGTAAGCGCCGTGATGCCATTGATGAAACAGGGTGCTACCCTTTCTTATTCCCATGGCTTCAACATCGTTGAAGAAGGCATGCAGATCCGTAAAGATCTTACAGTAATTATGGTGGCGCCCAAAAGCCCGGGCAGCGAAGTGCGGGCCGAGTACCTCCGTGGCTTCGGCGTTCCCACGCTTATTGCCGTACACCCGGAAAATGATCCCGAGGGCAAAGGCCTTGAACAGGCAAAAGCTTACTGCGTAGGTACCGGCGGACATCGTGCCGGTGTATTGCGCTCTTCTTTTGTAGCAGAGGTAAAATCCGATCTGATGGGTGAGCAAACCATCCTTTGCGGACTGCTGCAAACCGGTTCCATTCTTTCCTTCGACAAAATGATCGAAAAAGGTATTGATCCGGGCTATGCTTCCAAACTGGTGCAATATGGTGTGGAAGTAATCACCGAGGCACTGAAGCATGGTGGTGTTACCGGTATGATGGACCGGCTGAGCAATCCCGCAAAGATCAAAGCCTTCCGGATCTCAGAAGAACTGAAAACCATTATGCGTCCTTTGTTCCAGAAGCACCAGGACGATATCATGAGCGGCGAGTTCAGTCGCGTTATGATGGAAGACTGGGCGAATGGAGATGCCAACCTGCTGAAGTGGCGGGCTGAAACCGGTGAGACCGCATTTGAAAAAACACCCGCTGGTGAGATGAAGATCGGAGATCAGGAATACTTTGACAATTATACATTGATGGTAGCTTTTATCAAGGCGGGTGTGGAACTGGCCTTTGAAACAATGGTAGAGGCCGGCATCAAACCGGAGTCTGCCTATTATGAATCCTTACACGAAACACCGTTAATTGCCAATACCATAGCACGTAAGAAACTGTTCGAAATGAACCGGGTGATCTCTGATACGGCAGAATACGGCTGTTACCTGTTCGACCAGGCCTGTAAGCCATTGCTGGCGGACTTCATGAAAACCGTGGATACCGACCTGGCAGGGAAGAACTACAATGAAGGAAAGGATGGTGCTGTAGACAACCAGGAACTGGTGGAAGTAAATGAAGCACTTCGTACACACCCTGTAGAGCAGGTGGGCACGGTATTGCGTAAGGCCATGACCGCTATGAAGGCGATCAAAACCGCGTAACAACCGCAAACCCAAGAGACCTAAAGACCTGTAAGGTTTCCCGTCACAGCGGACAGGTTAAACCTTACGGGTCTTATTTATTTTAAAAACTTGCACCCTTGACCTTACTTAATATAGAAGAGCTGTCTGTACATTATGGCTCTAAAACAGTTCTGGACCACCTGTCTCTTACGATAACCCAGGGCGAAAGCTGGGTGATACGCGGCGAAAGCGGAAGCGGCAAAACAACCCTGGCAAAGACGATCGCCGGCCAGGCAAAATATACAGGAACGCTGGACATTCATTTCAATCCGCAAAGCCCCTTGCCTGCAAAAGTATTGTTTGTAGAAAGCTGGTACCGCTTTACCAACCTGGAGGGTGACCGGAATTTTTACTACCAGCAACGGTACAATCATCAGCAAAGAAGAGACACCGTCACCATCGCAAGGGAGCTGGAGCTGTATGGCAAAGAACATGCGCTGAACAACGACCGTTTAAACGAGCTCATCGCCGCACTGGACTATGCCAAAGTACTGGATGAACAGCTTTTTGAGATCTCCAGCGGTGAGCACAAAAAACTGCAGCTGATCAAAGCATTGTGGCTGTGCCCGCAGTTGCTGATCATTGATCAGCCTTATACAGGGCTGGATGTAACCTCACGCGGACGCCTCAATGACCTGCTCAATGAATACACCGTCAGTGATGGCACCCTGCTCCTGATCAGCAATGATGCGGAACTGCCCGCCTGTGTGAACCATTTTGCAGTGCTGAAGAACGGGACTCTTACAACAGGTAATGCAGCAGTTGTTTTTGAAGAGAAGATCTTAAAACCTCTTCCCGGTTTCTTAAAAGCACCGCCGCAGTATACCACGCACACATTGATCCACATGAACGATGTACACGTACACTACGGCGACAAGCAGGTCCTGTCCGGCATCCGGTGGCAGGTAAATGCCGGGGAACGCTGGCTGCTCCAGGGCCATAACGGTTCAGGAAAGTCAACCCTGCTGAGTCTGATCACCGGCGACCATCCCCAGGCATATGCCAATGATATCAGGTTATTCGGCGTACAACGCGGTGGCGGGGAAAGCATCTGGGACATCAAAAAAAGGATCGGTCTCATCTCCCCGGAATTCCACTGGTATTTTGATGCGAACGCCACGGTTCTGCAAAGTCTTGCTTCCGGTTTTTTTGACAGTAACGGCCTTTACCGGCAACTGCGTTATACGCAAAAACAGCAGCTGGATGAGTTGTTGCGGTTCCTGGAGCTCTATGATGTAAAAGATGAACTCCTGGCCACGCTTCCGCTGGGCAAGCAACGGCTGGCCTTACTCGGCCGTACACTCATCAAAAACCCCCAGTTATTGGTTTTGGATGAGCCCTGCCAGGGGTTGGATCAGCAGCAAACGCAATACTTTAATAAACTGGTAGACGAGATCAGCAGGAACGGCGTTACCATCATTTATGTAGGCC includes:
- a CDS encoding glyoxalase superfamily protein — protein: MTADKTIPVLRIFDYDKAIEFYVGWLGFKINFEHTFHEGAPRYIEVERDGILLHLSEHHGDGTPGTHVFVWCTGLKAFHSELINKPYKYNRPGLEETFYDAWCVTVNDPFNNRISFNEKMSGDKN
- a CDS encoding DinB family protein, which gives rise to MYLLNIIDSIRRKAIALIKETPLEQLNQIPAGFNNNMIWNFGHLVVSGYSLVFKATEVDPNFIIPLQDTYKKGSRPSVPATQQEVDELIALSDTFTLAVKEALDANRFQDITAYTTATFGLTVTTIEEMLITVAAHDTLHWQAMRDYKRIFNS
- the ilvC gene encoding ketol-acid reductoisomerase, whose product is MANYFNTLPLREQLNQLGVCEFMSNDEFLDGVDALKGKKIVIVGCGAQGLNQGLNLRDSGLDVSYALRKEAIEEKRASWKNATDNNFNVGTYEELIPGADLVINLTPDKQHTSVVSAVMPLMKQGATLSYSHGFNIVEEGMQIRKDLTVIMVAPKSPGSEVRAEYLRGFGVPTLIAVHPENDPEGKGLEQAKAYCVGTGGHRAGVLRSSFVAEVKSDLMGEQTILCGLLQTGSILSFDKMIEKGIDPGYASKLVQYGVEVITEALKHGGVTGMMDRLSNPAKIKAFRISEELKTIMRPLFQKHQDDIMSGEFSRVMMEDWANGDANLLKWRAETGETAFEKTPAGEMKIGDQEYFDNYTLMVAFIKAGVELAFETMVEAGIKPESAYYESLHETPLIANTIARKKLFEMNRVISDTAEYGCYLFDQACKPLLADFMKTVDTDLAGKNYNEGKDGAVDNQELVEVNEALRTHPVEQVGTVLRKAMTAMKAIKTA
- a CDS encoding ATP-binding cassette domain-containing protein, translating into MTLLNIEELSVHYGSKTVLDHLSLTITQGESWVIRGESGSGKTTLAKTIAGQAKYTGTLDIHFNPQSPLPAKVLFVESWYRFTNLEGDRNFYYQQRYNHQQRRDTVTIARELELYGKEHALNNDRLNELIAALDYAKVLDEQLFEISSGEHKKLQLIKALWLCPQLLIIDQPYTGLDVTSRGRLNDLLNEYTVSDGTLLLISNDAELPACVNHFAVLKNGTLTTGNAAVVFEEKILKPLPGFLKAPPQYTTHTLIHMNDVHVHYGDKQVLSGIRWQVNAGERWLLQGHNGSGKSTLLSLITGDHPQAYANDIRLFGVQRGGGESIWDIKKRIGLISPEFHWYFDANATVLQSLASGFFDSNGLYRQLRYTQKQQLDELLRFLELYDVKDELLATLPLGKQRLALLGRTLIKNPQLLVLDEPCQGLDQQQTQYFNKLVDEISRNGVTIIYVGHFETQLPGCLTHKLVLQDGRSLQNSHIATQPG